Proteins co-encoded in one Marmota flaviventris isolate mMarFla1 chromosome 9, mMarFla1.hap1, whole genome shotgun sequence genomic window:
- the LOC114078873 gene encoding interferon-induced very large GTPase 1-like — protein sequence MATAECTPDEPLLRGKRRQDLQEMLREAGLDVEYWLPKLKEDLGVTCAQALQYLKEKDLQKLKSQVQHPWEKRALEKLIEQSHSNGFPGLQESLLETIRKKQKQAEQALQELRSLLSEGRQRQEEEVRKKEAELRQAMEIPEEYWPVPEKPLRDVTEIMQRQLSLLEQTLSHMKNLPDRDLIRWASGGLALQGIYKTSHQTDLIQKREELLSVPKDFSLFGPQQGTWMETKDFTSFQEESMFTQTIEKVGFSITASAKGEGWKYSLEAGVDKSKHSESKETEQSHSKHSYFCSIKFSYVPLASCHFPIDQLQFSKPALQELKCIENLLDQTADPDIFPLLRHRTENFFHRFGSHANQGPLHLGGIYWWKAISEGFQSEQLADVKQQIAEALNIYIKGSFSGFGVNVAAGMNVSDALSKKASQSQTLQNLQNKVQLSVTQTGGPQEADGLIQWKAGLVASNQTWCVIDRGLQLVPIWDIILSSHRSDFKDPLKVANCLKDNYAALTGLTAQIQDGEELLSAMQEARIFLDDVKSWEISDPEEQLQKLIDFMQMLSQKIKGYDTWINTCLTDWDLQNFLVNIFNFCKSSSIHKTRFIKSQFHSLLDPHVYKVTNFPQAHSIMQWINQSESEQEQLNISQFSEFIKILKETQDELLEVNVNSETPETVEEAQRKATYEVCLALSCFLNHLQATEQPDKQLLLLSIAAGAGYQVVSNTFQYLLGCNELNFLLDEMQTAHNKYQELKNICNYRAQAFLMLTGLTATSGIAAVSTKDKIQRMAFMRHHIEQSLSKEVLQVLNKLGADYDWQNLEKDLKLLIDGDYEVTISSLQMDKVRKQLQSLFHGKKHSQEPHDNKNNKWKVIKNGAFLDLLQRLGLEHYYPKRMSRANFHLIYKISVYNTQPKSEWELPFYFLQKLLMLDYGLRHLIFKDDENTDHQVCPSASSEENEVLDPYEDFVEDSDSLTDPLVSKPRPHIHPMDIQMAIFHCADDFARQYILGKLSICQFALPLLVPNPCTSQIEFSLWSLRQIRRSWQQGSKLPQGKNNTYKNLHMCQVSTPIVSFIRVGNGLSTSKSQIMNCLLSKRKHDVFFHRHCRGSSKDCLLMGGVVEICWFCPGGEEEDRFDNCVTFTNLHGDAKEHKRQLTFLQDISSLIVVLMSASDDNKDNQNIVRDLWQSSRPLICLLDDKEKSKANNCSRRVRIGIRNRNEAELTEELTTTIRHLLELSDTALSLEDCSQIALKQGFLVDEHQRDCKEAKEKAQTILALLGETKLSHVKENLLPLQGQLWHLWCKKDKEFYHLREKGNRSIEQHKTEIETDKQRIRHQQLRKAFPLNELMQSVLQILQEHSETHTKLYFFQWLGIFLDNLTAEHLEKLREKQRYLWSIEQTEKQKAQKSNSLRLCQNEIESISTEINDCTLGIEQLLREVGQIYEALEETSSTRDILFLSLPQIAADLMISGVPIELMDGDASYVPLKWVSAVFDKLSEKLGDKRLFVLSILGLQSSGKSTLLNALFGLQFTVSAGRCTRGAYMQLLKVDESSREELGFDFVLVVDTEGLRAPELSNKSQNWDNELATFVIGIGNLTLINIFGENPSEMQDILQIAVQAFLRMKKVKIFPSCLFVHQNVGEVTAKDQTMEGRRCLEQKLDEMAITAAEQEECSNVTHFSDVIKFDVNTHVYYFAHLWDGNPPMAPPNPRYSHNVQELKSRILLTAKHESRGNIMKISDVKFRVQDLWRALVNENFIFSFRNTREVMAMSKLETMYNHWTWELRSHVLDLQNQLINQIQNGKIHTLNASIFEASVTEKYIAIKQELEKYFNEDPDNEILVQWKANFENKLLILKEALISDSKRKANELIHFKKNQERLDKKKIGYENELLERSRKLALTVKGKELSEEELYEKFNQLWKKWVYDVSSDLPQVIEPDIDVDSESILWEYFQKEADMVDILKRDSGEKFQINYDEHIKMNKKYNFMTRTLKPRDIESINMITDHIVARFNETINNIQRQQCDYNPSYFHEILRIIDEEVKSAFTEKRYTFTSKYNTELSLCLFQKASKSFKEMHKAFKRANDPVNYLESKKDDFFMSFKISCQGATSIKTFVDFLWHKLTPAVSATIWEKMIIKIAGDMQATCPAFNGNRANLEKHILISLAEEENFDNYWQYLHNTKSFFSSYIENHIKRYCSHNGSEKIKTFFKISLDNIKNAILSAIRESTAVAKDKSSTVSEWLDLFCDHLGNNLFFPRRDLISIEHQEIKDIEFLKEAMSAALDPAMKKVEQNCSSMPIEEMVPEIEKILSEHLCGCWKQCPLCNAICTNTIPTHEGDHSVPFHRPQAVNGWYKHKTDHFVIDCCTSSVASNRLMYLGNDQEIPYKNYRQAGGDYATWSITPDSSTQPYWKWFVSHFRSKLEEKYQKKFTDTGKIPDAWAKITKQDVLDDLKNQ from the coding sequence ATaaggaaaaagcagaagcagGCAGAACAAGCACTGCAGGAGCTAAGAAGTTTGCTGTCAGAAggaaggcagagacaggaagaggaagtGAGGAAAAAAGAAGCAGAGCTGAGGCAAGCCATGGAGATCCCTGAAGAGTACTGGCCAGTGCCTGAAAAGCCCCTCAGGGATGTCACGGAAATCATGCAGAGACAACTCAGTCTCTTGGAGCAGACACTGTCCCACATGAAAAACCTCCCAGACAGAGATCTAATAAGATGGGCATCTGGAGGGCTGGCCTTGCAGGGAATTTACAAAACCAGTCACCAAACTGACCTGATACAGAAGAGAGAGGAGCTACTCAGTGTCCCCAAGGATTTCTCACTTTTTGGCCCTCAGCAGGGCACATGGATGGAAACAAAGGACTTTACATCTTTTCAAGAAGAATCCATGTTCACCCAGACTATAGAGAAGGTGGGCTTCAGTATCACTGCCTCTGCCAAAGGTGAAGGCTGGAAATATAGTCTGGAAGCTGGAGTGGATAAAAGCAAACATTCAGAATCCAAGGAAACTGAACAATCTCATTCTAAACATTCTTATTTCTGCTCAATTAAATTTAGCTACGTCCCCCTGGCCTCTTGCCACTTTCCCATTGATCAACTCCAGTTCTCCAAGCCTGCTCTTCAGGAATTGAAATGCATTGAAAATCTCCTGGATCAGACTGCAGATCCAGACATATTCCCTTTGCTGAGGCACAGGACTGAGAACTTCTTCCATAGGTTTGGTTCTCATGCTAACCAAGGCCCTCTACATCTGGGAGGAATCTACTGGTGGAAGGCAATTTCAGAGGGTTTTCAAAGTGAACAGCTGGCTGATGTAAAGCAGCAGATAGCAGAGGCTCTGAATATTTACATAAAGGGCAGCTTCAGTGGCTTTGGGGTAAATGTAGCTGCAGGTATGAATGTATCAGATGCTCTTTCCAAAAAAGCCTCTCAGAGCCAAACTTTACAAAATCTCCAAAACAAAGTCCAATTATCTGTGACTCAGACAGGTGGCCCACAAGAAGCAGATGGCCTCATCCAGTGGAAAGCTGGCCTTGTTGCCAGCAATCAAACTTGGTGTGTCATTGACCGGGGACTTCAGCTAGTGCCCATTTGGGACATCATCCTCTCCAGCCACAGAAGTGATTTTAAGGATCCCCTTAAGGTGGCTAACTGCCTGAAAGACAACTACGCTGCTCTGACTGGCCTCACTGCCCAGATCCAGGATGGAGAGGAATTATTGAGTGCTATGCAGGAGGCTAGAATTTTCCTAGATGATGTGAAATCCTGGGAGATATCTGATCCTGAAGAACAGCTTCAAAAACTGATAGATTTCATGCAAATGTtgagtcaaaaaataaaaggttatgACACTTGGATTAACACATGCCTCACAGACTGGGATCTTCAGAATTTTCTAGTAAACATTTTCAACTTTTGCAAAAGCTCTTCAATCCATAAAACTAGATTTATTAAATCACAGTTTCACAGCCTTCTCGATCCTCACGTCTACAAAGTGACAAACTTTCCTCAGGCTCACTCCATCATGCAGTGGATAAACCAATCAGAGTCAGAGCAAGAGCAACTCAACATCTCTCAATTTTCTgagttcattaaaattttaaaagaaacacaggATGAACTTTTAGAAGTGAATGTCAATTCAGAGACCCCAGAAACGGTAGAAGAAGCTCAAAGAAAGGCTACCTATGAGGTCTGCTTAGCTCTCAGTTGCTTCTTGAATCACCTCCAAGCAACAGAGCAGCCAGACAAGCAGCTCTTGCTACTTTCCATTGCAGCTGGTGCAGGATATCAGGTGGTAAGCAATACTTTTCAGTATCTTCTAGGGTGCAATGAGTTAAACTTCTTACTGGATGAAATGCAAACTGCTCACAATAAATACCAAGAgctcaaaaatatttgcaactaTAGAGCTCAAGCATTCCTTATGCTCACAGGTCTGACTGCCACATCTGGAATTGCAGCTGTTTCTACAAAAGACAAAATACAGCGCATGGCATTTATGAGACATCATATAGAACAGTCACTGTCTAAAGAAGTTTTACAAGTCCTCAACAAACTTGGTGCAGATTATGATTGGCAAAATCTAGAAAAAGACTTGAAGTTACTCATTGATGGGGATTACGAAGTTACCATCTCTTCATTGCAAATGGACAAGGTGAGAAAACAATTGCAAAGTCTTTTCCATGGAAAGAAACATTCCCAGGAACcacatgataataaaaataataaatggaaggTGATAAAAAATGGAGCCTTCCTAGACTTACTCCAGCGTCTAGGCCTAGAACATTACTACCCAAAAAGGATGAGTAGAGCTAATTTCCATCTTATCTACAAGATTTCTGTGTACAACACCCAGCCCAAATCTGAATGGGAACTTCCTTTCTATTTCCTTCAGAAATTACTTATGCTGGATTATGGACTGAGACACTTGATCTTCAAAGATGATGAAAACACAGATCATCAGGTCTGTCCAAGTGCTTCAAGTGAGGAAAATGAGGTTTTAGATCCATATGAAGACTTTGTTGAAGACAGTGATAGTCTTACTGATCCTTTAGTCTCTAAGCCCAGACCCCATATTCACCCAATGGATATTCAGATGGCAATTTTTCACTGTGCAGATGATTTTGCCAGACAATATATTTTGGGCAAACTTTCCATTTGTCAATTTGCCCTCCCTCTTCTGGTGCCAAATCCCTGCACTTCTCAAATTGAATTCTCTCTCTGGTCTCTCAGACAAATTAGGAGAAGTTGGCAGCAAGGAAGCAAATTACCACAAGGGAAGAACAACACTTACAAGAATCTTCATATGTGCCAGGTTTCCACCCCCATTGTGTCCTTCATTCGAGTTGGAAATGGCCTATCTACTTCCAAATCTCAGATCATGAACTGTCTTCTCAGTAAACGTAAACATGATGTGTTTTTCCATCGACACTGCAGAGGAAGCAGCAAAGATTGTCTCTTGATGGGGGGTGTGGTAGAAATCTGTTGGTTCTGCcctggaggggaagaggaggacaGGTTTGACAATTGTGTGACCTTCACCAATCTTCATGGAGATGCAAAGGAACATAAAAGGCAGCTTACCTTCCTGCAGGACATCTCTTCTCTCATCGTGGTCCTCATGTCAGCTTCTGATGACAATAAAGACAACCAAAACATAGTCCGTGACCTGTGGCAGTCATCAAGACCTCTGATCTGCTTGCTTGATgacaaagaaaaatccaaagcCAATAATTGTAGTAGAAGAGTGAGAATTGGCATCAGGAATAGAAATGAGGCAGAATTGACAGAGGAGCTCACAACTACCATCAGACATTTGCTAGAGCTCTCTGACACAGCTCTCAGCCTAGAGGACTGTTCTCAGATTGCTCTTAAGCAAGGATTTCTGGTTGATGAACACCAAAGAGATTGCAAGGAAGCCAAAGAAAAGGCACAAACTATATTGGCCCTCCTGGGGGAAACAAAGTTATCTCATGTGAAAGAGAACTTACTACCCCTTCAGGGACAACTATGGCACCTTTGGTGTAAGAAGGACAAAGAATTCTATCAtctgagagaaaagggaaatcgGAGCATTGAACAACACAAGACTGAGATTGAAACAGATAAACAAAGAATACGACATCAACAGTTGAGAAAAGCCTTTCCTCTTAATGAGTTAATGCAATCTGTCCTTCAAATTCTCCAAGAGCATTCAGAAACTCACACCAAACTCTACTTCTTTCAGTGGCTGGGTATATTTTTGGACAACCTGACTGCAGAACACTTGGAAAAACTTCGTGAGAAACAAAGATATTTGTGGTCAAtagaacaaacagaaaagcaaaaggcACAAAAGAGCAACTCCCTGAGACTCTGTCAAAATGAGATAGAATCCATCTCTACTGAGATTAATGACTGTACCTTAGGAATTGAGCAATTACTCAGAGAGGTTGGCCAGATCTATGAAGCTCTGGAAGAAACTTCCTCCACAAGAGATAtactttttctctcccttccccaaaTTGCTGCAGACCTGATGATATCTGGTGTCCCCATAGAGCTGATGGATGGAGATGCTTCCTATGTGCCCCTAAAGTGGGTATCAGCTGTTTTTGACAAGCTCTCTGAGAAACTTGGAGACAAACGGCTCTTTGTTCTCTCTATCCTTGGCCTGCAGAGCTCAGGGAAGTCCACCCTACTAAATGCTCTTTTTGGGCTGCAGTTCACTGTAAGTGCAGGCAGGTGTACCAGGGGAGCCTACATGCAGCTCCTGAAAGTGGATGAGTCATCCAGAGAGGAACTTGGCTTTGACTTTGTGCTTGTTGTAGACACAGAAGGACTTCGGGCCCCAGAACTCAGCAACAAGTCCCAGAATTGGGACAATGAGTTAGCCACCTTTGTCATTGGAATTGGAAACTTGACTCTGATCAATATTTTTGGAGAGAATCCATCAGAGATGCAGGACATCCTACAAATAGCTGTCCAAGCCTTTCTGAGGATGAAAAAAGTGAAAATCTTCCCAAGTTGCCTGTTTGTTCATCAGAATGTGGGAGAAGTTACAGCTAAAGACCAAACTATGGAAGGACGAAGGTGCCTAGAACAGAAGCTAGACGAAATGGCAATAACAGCTGCTGAACAAGAAGAGTGCTCAAATGTAACCCACTTCAGTGACGTTATAAAGTTTGATGTCAATACTCACGTATACTACTTTGCTCACCTCTGGGATGGCAATCCCCCTATGGCCCCTCCCAATCCTCGCTATAGCCACAATGTCCAAGAACTGAAAAGTAGAATTCTTTTAACTGCCAAACATGAATCCAGGGGTAACATCATGAAGATATCAGATGTAAAATTCAGAGTTCAAGATTTGTGGAGAGCCCTGGTAAATGagaatttcattttcagtttcagAAACACACGAGAGGTCATGGCCATGAGCAAACTAGAAACCATGTATAACCACTGGACCTGGGAGCTCAGAAGTCATGTGCTGGACTTGCAGAATCAACTAATCAACCAGATTCAGAATGGAAAGATCCACACACTCAATGCTAGCATATTTGAGGCATcagttacagaaaaatatatagcTATCAAGCaagaacttgaaaaatattttaatgaagaccCAGATAATGAAATACTGGTTCAATGGAaagcaaattttgaaaataagctACTCATCCTTAAAGAGGCACTTATTTCAGATAGTAAAAGAAAAGCCAATGaacttattcattttaaaaaaaatcaagaaaggttAGATAAGAAAAAGATAGGTTATGAAAATGAATTATTGGAAAGGAGCAGAAAATTAGCTTTAACTGTAAAGGGTAAAGAATTGAGTGAGGAAGAGTTATATGAGaaattcaaccaactgtggaaAAAATGGGTCTATGATGTGTCTTCAGATCTCCCTCAAGTTATAGAGCCTGACATTGATGTAGATTCTGAAAGCATCCTTTGGGAATATTTCCAAAAGGAGGCAGACATGGTAGACATACTAAAGAGAGATTCTGGAGAGAAGTTTCAAATCAATTATGATGAacatatcaaaatgaataaaaaatataactttatgaCAAGGACACTAAAGCCCCGTGATATAGAATCCATTAATATGATTACTGACCACATTGTTGCAAGATTTAATGAAACTATTAACAACATTCAGAGGCAACAATGTGATTACAATCCAAGTTATTTCCATGAAATCCTAAGAATCATAGATGAGGAAGTAAAATCTGCATTCACTGAAAAAAGATACACATTTACAAGTAAATATAACACTGAATTATCTTTGTGTTTATTCCAAAAAGCATCAAAGAGTTTTAAGGAAATGCACAAAGCATTCAAAAGAGCAAATGATCCTGTAAACTATCTAGAAAGCAAGAAAGATGATTTCTTTATGAGCTTTAAGATCTCCTGTCAGGGTGCAACTTCCATCAAaacatttgttgattttctgtggCACAAGCTAACTCCTGCTGTCTCTGCCACTATATGGGAAAAAATGATCATTAAAATAGCTGGGGACATGCAAGCAACCTGCCCTGCGTTCAATGGAAACAGGGCTAACCTGGAGAAACACATTCTTATTTCTCTGGCAGAAGAAGAAAACTTTGATAATTATTGGCAATATCTTCATAatacaaaatctttttttagCAGTTACATTGAAAACCATATCAAAAGATATTGTTCACACAATggaagtgaaaaaataaagacttttttcaaaataagtttagACAACATCAAGAATGCCATCCTTTCTGCCATTCGTGAATCCACAGCGGTAGCTAAGGATAAAAGCAGCACTGTGTCTGAGTGGTTGGATTTGTTCTGTGATCACCTGGGAAACAATTTGTTCTTCCCCCGAAGAGATCTGATAAGCATTGAGCACCAGGAGATAAAAGATATTGAATTTCTGAAAGAAGCCATGAGTGCAGCTTTGGATCCTGCAATGAAGAAAGTAGAACAGAATTGTTCAAGTATGCCTATAGAAGAAATGGTTCCTGAAATTGAGAAAATCCTCTCTGAACATCTCTGTGGCTGCTGGAAACAATGTCCCCTATGCAATGCAATTTGTACAAACACAATTCCTACACATGAAGGAGATCATAGCGTTCCATTTCACCGTCCCCAGGCTGTCAATGGATGGTATAAGCATAAAACAGACCATTTTGTAATTGACTGCTGTACTAGTTCAGTAGCAAGTAATCGTTTGATGTATCTTGGAAATGACCAGGAAATCCCTTATAAGAACTATCGGCAGGCAGGAGGGGACTATGCCACATGGAGCATCACCCCGGATTCATCCACCCAGCCATATTGGAAATGGTTTGTCTCACATTTCAGAtctaaattagaagaaaaatatcagaaaaaatttaCAGATACTGGTAAAATCCCTGATGCATGGGCCAAAATCACAAAGCAGGATGTGCTTGATGACTTGAAAAATCAGTAA